Proteins from a genomic interval of Rickettsia sp. Oklahoma-10:
- the mltG gene encoding endolytic transglycosylase MltG: MLKDLLKTKLFLVIVSLIVFITLLNFSIFYIVVPGNLTQNKTIIIEPKLSVNQIVTKLYLNEVIKYPRIFKVIAKIYSVKSPLKSGEYVFTRNISPLQTLRILASGKSIIHKIIVPEGAVVSEVIKKINEERRLLGEIKGIIPEGFLMPSTYFFSYGDQKEQIIDQMRNLMSANLDKVMQNLPMDSPLKTRLEVLTLASIVEKEAGSNAEKPIIAAVFINRLKKNMKLQADPTTIYALTEGKFKLARALTKKDLLQELPYNTYYIKGLPPGPIACPSLKSLEAVVKPAKTDALFFVVDGKGRHNFSNNLNDHNRFVESYKKSLIKIPEPEIDPDK; the protein is encoded by the coding sequence ATGTTAAAAGATCTATTAAAAACTAAACTGTTTTTAGTTATAGTATCTTTAATTGTATTTATTACTTTACTAAATTTTAGTATATTTTATATTGTTGTGCCGGGTAATCTTACTCAAAATAAAACAATAATTATTGAACCTAAATTATCTGTAAATCAAATAGTTACAAAATTGTATCTTAATGAAGTAATTAAATATCCAAGAATTTTTAAAGTAATTGCTAAAATTTATTCTGTAAAAAGCCCTCTTAAAAGTGGTGAATATGTGTTTACACGTAATATATCGCCTCTGCAGACTTTAAGAATATTAGCAAGTGGTAAATCTATAATACATAAGATAATTGTGCCGGAAGGTGCGGTAGTTAGTGAGGTTATAAAGAAAATTAATGAAGAAAGGCGATTACTTGGTGAAATAAAAGGTATAATACCTGAAGGTTTTTTAATGCCTTCAACGTATTTTTTTTCTTATGGAGATCAAAAAGAGCAAATAATTGATCAAATGAGAAATTTAATGTCTGCTAATTTAGATAAGGTAATGCAAAATCTTCCAATGGATTCTCCATTAAAAACTAGACTTGAAGTATTAACTCTAGCTTCTATAGTGGAAAAAGAAGCTGGCTCAAATGCAGAAAAGCCTATTATAGCAGCAGTATTCATTAATCGTTTAAAGAAAAATATGAAGCTACAAGCTGATCCGACTACTATATATGCTTTGACTGAGGGAAAATTTAAATTAGCAAGAGCTTTAACAAAAAAAGATTTATTACAAGAACTGCCTTATAATACTTACTATATTAAAGGTTTACCGCCGGGTCCGATTGCGTGTCCTTCGTTAAAATCTTTAGAAGCAGTAGTAAAACCTGCTAAAACAGATGCCTTATTTTTTGTAGTTGACGGTAAAGGAAGGCATAATTTTTCCAACAACCTTAATGATCATAATAGATTTGTTGAAAGTTATAAAAAAAGTTTGATTAAGATACCTGAGCCGGAAATTGATCCTGACAAATAG
- the cyaY gene encoding iron donor protein CyaY: MNNAEFSKIAETTIAYIADKIEEQDTETSIYIDLQGDILNLDTDKGVYVINKQSAVKEIWLSSPVSGPYHFFYEQGKWRNRVGLELMVILADELGIDFNNIK; this comes from the coding sequence ATGAATAATGCCGAATTTAGTAAAATAGCTGAAACAACAATTGCATATATAGCAGACAAGATAGAAGAGCAAGATACAGAAACAAGTATATACATAGATTTACAAGGTGATATATTAAATCTTGATACTGATAAAGGTGTATACGTAATAAATAAACAAAGTGCAGTAAAAGAAATTTGGTTGTCGTCGCCGGTTAGTGGTCCTTATCACTTTTTTTATGAACAAGGAAAATGGAGAAATAGAGTAGGGCTTGAATTAATGGTTATTTTGGCTGATGAGCTTGGTATTGATTTTAATAATATAAAGTAA
- a CDS encoding DUF2608 domain-containing protein: MKNFETADSALRIYDLIMKNTSSNTLIFLDIDDTIMTPKSKTFRAAPYNQMIDRIKDNKSNYDHYEEIVSNWRLQRKVILIDEEWVEVLNNLKENYPVYGLTQMNTGEFGNILSMQDWRYKELKEFGIEFCDSEKLVAYNSGQKDEAMFYKGIFMTGNHSKSGTLSKFSDELNARFIVFVDNCMKHIEDVGSYCKKHNISFLGILFEGLKNLKGTPDRTLAEFQETYLIENAKWLEDEEAYKLMVESNI, from the coding sequence ATGAAAAATTTTGAAACTGCTGATAGTGCGTTAAGAATTTATGATTTAATAATGAAAAATACATCTTCTAATACTTTAATATTTCTTGATATAGACGATACTATTATGACCCCTAAATCAAAAACTTTTAGAGCAGCACCTTATAATCAAATGATTGATAGAATTAAAGACAATAAAAGTAATTATGATCATTATGAAGAAATTGTCAGTAATTGGCGACTACAGAGAAAGGTAATATTAATTGATGAAGAGTGGGTAGAAGTTTTAAATAATCTAAAAGAAAATTATCCAGTTTATGGTCTTACACAGATGAATACCGGAGAATTCGGTAATATCCTTTCTATGCAAGATTGGCGATATAAAGAATTAAAAGAATTTGGTATAGAGTTTTGTGATAGTGAAAAATTGGTAGCTTATAATTCAGGACAAAAGGATGAAGCTATGTTTTATAAAGGGATATTTATGACGGGTAATCATTCAAAAAGCGGTACTTTATCAAAATTTTCTGATGAATTAAATGCTCGTTTTATTGTATTTGTTGATAATTGCATGAAGCATATTGAAGATGTAGGAAGTTATTGTAAAAAGCATAATATTAGTTTTTTAGGTATTTTATTTGAAGGGCTTAAAAATTTAAAAGGTACACCTGATCGAACACTTGCAGAATTTCAAGAGACATATTTAATAGAAAATGCCAAATGGCTTGAAGATGAAGAAGCATATAAATTAATGGTAGAAAGTAACATATGA
- the gltX gene encoding glutamate--tRNA ligase, with protein MTKVITRFAPSPTGMLHVGNIRAALINWLYAKKYNGQFILRFDDTDLERSKQEYKDAIEEDLKFLNINWDHIFNQLSRLSRYDEIKNLLLNKKRLYACYETPEELELKRKVQLSKGLPPIYDRNSCNLTQAQIKQYIEQGRKPHYRFLVNHKLISWHDMIKGEVKYDCKALSDPIVIRADGSMTYMLCSVIDDIDYDITHIIRGEDHVSNTAIQIQMFETLNKMPPVFGHLSLIINKDEKISKRVGGFEIATLRKQIGLEAMAIASFFSLLGSSSQILPYKNMDELATHFEINHFSKSPTIYQPEDLERLNHKLLISVDFDEVKDRLKEIGAEYIDENFWLSVRPNLQKLRDVKDWWNICHQTPNVENLNLDKEYLKQAAELLPQGEITKDSWNIWTKEITNITGKKGKELFLPLRLALTGRESGPEIAEVLPLIERKEIIKRLT; from the coding sequence ATGACAAAAGTTATAACACGATTTGCTCCATCACCAACCGGTATGTTACATGTAGGTAATATTAGGGCAGCACTAATTAACTGGCTATATGCAAAGAAGTATAACGGACAGTTTATCTTAAGGTTTGATGATACGGATTTAGAACGCAGCAAACAAGAATATAAAGATGCTATAGAGGAAGATCTAAAATTTTTAAATATTAATTGGGATCACATATTTAACCAATTAAGCCGTTTAAGTAGATATGATGAAATCAAAAATCTATTATTAAACAAAAAAAGATTATATGCCTGCTATGAAACCCCTGAAGAGCTAGAGCTAAAACGTAAAGTTCAATTATCTAAAGGATTACCTCCAATTTATGACCGAAATAGTTGTAATTTGACGCAAGCACAAATAAAACAATATATAGAACAAGGAAGAAAACCACATTATAGATTTTTGGTAAATCATAAGCTGATTAGCTGGCATGATATGATCAAAGGCGAGGTTAAATATGATTGCAAAGCTTTAAGCGACCCAATAGTGATCAGAGCTGACGGTAGTATGACCTATATGCTTTGCTCAGTTATTGATGATATCGACTATGATATTACTCATATTATTAGAGGGGAAGATCATGTTAGCAATACCGCTATTCAAATTCAGATGTTTGAAACTTTAAATAAGATGCCGCCGGTTTTTGGGCATTTAAGTTTAATAATCAATAAAGATGAGAAAATTTCTAAAAGAGTAGGAGGATTTGAGATCGCAACTCTTAGGAAACAAATAGGGCTTGAAGCTATGGCAATTGCCAGCTTTTTTAGTTTACTTGGTTCTTCATCACAAATCTTGCCTTATAAAAATATGGATGAATTAGCAACACATTTTGAGATAAATCATTTCTCTAAAAGCCCGACTATTTATCAACCGGAAGATTTAGAAAGATTAAATCATAAATTACTTATCAGTGTAGATTTTGATGAAGTAAAAGATCGCCTTAAAGAAATAGGTGCCGAATATATTGATGAAAATTTCTGGTTATCGGTAAGACCTAACTTGCAAAAATTACGTGATGTAAAAGATTGGTGGAATATTTGCCATCAAACTCCAAATGTAGAAAATCTCAATTTAGATAAGGAATATTTAAAGCAAGCAGCAGAGTTGTTACCACAAGGTGAAATCACTAAAGATAGCTGGAATATTTGGACTAAAGAAATAACAAATATCACAGGCAAGAAAGGTAAGGAGTTATTTTTACCTCTTCGCCTTGCTTTAACCGGTAGAGAATCAGGACCAGAAATTGCAGAAGTATTACCTTTGATTGAGCGGAAAGAGATAATAAAACGATTAACGTAA
- the topA gene encoding type I DNA topoisomerase — translation MKLVIVESPAKAKTINKYLGDEFKVIASFGHIRDLPSKKGSVLPDENFAMKYDISDKAGKYVDAIVKDAKKADVVYLATDPDREGESISWHVAEVIKEKNKVKTDDFFKRVAFNEITKKAIIHAVENPRKLDTNLVNAQQARRALDYLVGFTLSPLLWRKLPGCKSAGRVQSVALRLICEREDEIERFKSEEYWDISLKMQNSNNELFTAKLTHVNDQKLEKFSITNEKEAKDLTEKLKSQKFHIDKIEQKQQKRQPQPPFITSSLQQEAARKLGFSAKKTMQIAQKLYEGIDIGNETIGLITYMRTDGVTLSNEAVADIRKLIDKNYGDKYLPSSPRIYKSKVKNAQEAHEAIRPTNITYTPDNLKEKLEKDYYKLYELIWKRTIACQMENVIIDLVVANLASENKEYLAKANGSTIAFDGFYKVYRESIDDEEEEKNKILPLLKENEQLKTKEIIPNQHFTEPPPRYSEASLVKKLEELGIGRPSTYATILSVLQERKYVSLEKKRFIPEELGRLVTVFLVGFFKKYVEYDFTAGLENELDEIAAGKLEWKSALSNFWSGFNHNIESVNEQKITEIISYVQNALDYHLFGENKESKACPSCKTGELSLKLGKFGAFLACSNYPKCTFRKSIVSGNDNNENEDELSTTPNEHKILGTDKDGIEIYLKKGPYGPYIQHGGQEGKVKPKRSPVPASLNQSDITFDIALKLLSLPFKIGLHKDTNKEIIIGYGKFGPYIKYIGKFISIPKKYDFLNLSLDEAIKLIEDNKAKLEKKQA, via the coding sequence ATGAAATTAGTAATAGTAGAATCGCCGGCAAAGGCAAAAACAATAAATAAATATTTAGGTGACGAGTTTAAGGTCATTGCATCATTCGGTCATATAAGAGATTTACCTTCTAAAAAAGGATCAGTATTACCTGATGAAAATTTTGCAATGAAATATGACATTTCAGACAAAGCTGGTAAATATGTAGATGCAATAGTTAAAGATGCAAAAAAAGCTGATGTGGTATATCTTGCAACCGATCCGGATCGTGAGGGTGAATCTATCTCATGGCATGTTGCAGAGGTAATAAAAGAAAAAAATAAGGTTAAAACTGATGATTTTTTTAAAAGGGTAGCCTTTAACGAAATCACTAAAAAAGCAATTATTCATGCAGTTGAAAACCCTAGAAAACTTGATACTAATTTAGTAAATGCTCAACAAGCAAGAAGAGCTTTAGACTATTTGGTTGGCTTTACCCTTTCACCTCTTTTATGGCGTAAGTTACCTGGATGTAAATCGGCAGGACGTGTACAATCTGTAGCTCTACGATTAATATGTGAGCGAGAAGATGAAATAGAGCGTTTTAAGTCAGAAGAATATTGGGATATTAGCCTTAAAATGCAAAATAGTAATAATGAATTATTTACTGCTAAATTGACTCATGTAAATGATCAAAAGCTAGAAAAATTCTCAATTACTAATGAAAAAGAGGCAAAAGATTTAACCGAAAAATTAAAGTCTCAAAAATTTCATATCGATAAGATAGAACAGAAACAACAGAAACGTCAACCGCAACCTCCTTTTATTACTTCATCACTACAACAAGAAGCAGCACGGAAATTAGGTTTTAGTGCTAAGAAGACTATGCAAATAGCACAAAAACTTTATGAGGGTATTGACATAGGGAATGAAACTATAGGGCTTATTACCTATATGAGAACCGACGGTGTTACATTATCAAATGAAGCAGTAGCAGATATACGTAAGTTAATTGATAAAAATTATGGCGATAAATATTTACCGAGCAGCCCTAGAATTTATAAATCCAAAGTAAAAAATGCTCAAGAAGCTCATGAGGCGATAAGACCGACAAATATAACTTATACTCCTGATAACTTAAAAGAAAAACTAGAAAAAGACTATTATAAACTCTATGAACTAATTTGGAAAAGAACTATAGCCTGCCAAATGGAAAATGTTATAATAGATTTGGTAGTTGCAAATTTAGCTTCAGAAAATAAAGAATATTTGGCAAAAGCAAATGGATCGACTATAGCCTTTGACGGGTTTTATAAGGTTTATCGTGAAAGTATAGACGATGAAGAAGAGGAAAAAAATAAGATACTGCCACTTTTAAAAGAAAATGAGCAGCTAAAAACTAAAGAAATTATTCCAAATCAGCATTTCACAGAACCACCTCCAAGATATTCGGAAGCAAGCTTAGTGAAAAAACTTGAAGAACTTGGGATTGGTCGCCCCTCCACCTATGCTACTATTTTATCGGTGTTACAAGAGCGAAAATACGTCTCTCTTGAGAAAAAACGTTTTATACCTGAAGAGCTGGGACGTTTGGTAACAGTATTTTTAGTTGGTTTCTTCAAAAAATATGTAGAATATGATTTTACTGCAGGTCTTGAAAATGAATTAGATGAAATAGCAGCCGGTAAACTCGAATGGAAATCTGCCTTAAGTAATTTTTGGAGCGGTTTTAACCATAATATTGAATCGGTAAACGAACAAAAAATAACCGAGATTATTAGCTATGTGCAGAACGCCCTTGATTATCACTTATTTGGTGAGAATAAAGAATCTAAAGCTTGTCCTTCATGCAAAACAGGCGAACTTAGTTTAAAGCTCGGTAAATTTGGAGCGTTTTTAGCATGTAGCAATTACCCTAAATGTACCTTTAGAAAATCCATTGTTAGCGGTAATGATAATAACGAGAATGAAGATGAGCTTTCTACTACTCCTAATGAGCATAAAATTTTAGGCACTGATAAAGATGGGATAGAAATATATCTGAAAAAAGGACCTTACGGACCTTATATTCAACATGGAGGACAGGAAGGTAAAGTAAAACCGAAACGTAGCCCCGTTCCTGCTAGTTTGAACCAAAGTGATATCACATTTGATATAGCATTAAAGCTTCTAAGCTTACCATTTAAAATTGGTCTTCATAAAGATACTAACAAGGAAATTATTATAGGATATGGTAAATTTGGTCCTTATATAAAATATATTGGTAAGTTTATTTCAATCCCAAAGAAATATGATTTTCTAAATTTAAGCTTAGATGAGGCAATAAAGTTAATCGAAGACAATAAGGCAAAATTAGAAAAGAAACAAGCGTGA
- a CDS encoding DNA processing protein DprA, translating to MLKELFSASSSAISYDTILRLIRSKNVGPKACCSLIQLFGDTATTNIDNAPGFSLRDGSSKAIKSFSKSDTEKVSRVS from the coding sequence ATGCTAAAAGAATTATTCTCTGCCTCTAGTTCCGCAATATCTTATGACACTATTTTACGGCTTATTAGGAGTAAAAATGTTGGTCCTAAAGCGTGCTGTAGTTTAATTCAATTATTTGGTGATACAGCTACCACTAATATAGATAATGCTCCGGGTTTTTCTTTAAGAGATGGTAGTTCAAAAGCAATTAAGAGCTTTAGCAAAAGTGATACTGAAAAAGTAAGTAGAGTTTCTTGA
- a CDS encoding peroxiredoxin, with translation MSVFVGKTAPDFTAKAIMPNNNIDDKFKLSDYATGDNIVLFFYPLDFTFVCPSEIIAFHNKLGEFTERRTKIVAVSVDSHFSHLAWKNTPHNKGGLGQVQFPMVSDIKKDISSKYNVLNEDGVALRGTFLIDKDFIVRHMLVNDLPIGRDINYTLKVIEALTHHQQYGEVCPAGWHKGEEAITPSHEGIAHYLSSHAEKL, from the coding sequence ATGTCAGTCTTTGTCGGCAAAACTGCTCCGGATTTTACAGCTAAAGCTATTATGCCTAATAATAATATAGACGATAAGTTTAAACTTAGTGACTATGCTACAGGAGATAATATAGTGTTATTTTTTTATCCCCTAGATTTTACTTTTGTTTGTCCATCAGAAATTATAGCATTTCACAATAAACTTGGTGAATTTACCGAAAGACGTACTAAAATAGTAGCTGTTAGCGTTGATTCTCATTTTAGCCATTTAGCTTGGAAAAATACTCCGCATAATAAAGGAGGACTTGGACAAGTTCAATTCCCTATGGTTTCCGATATAAAAAAAGATATTTCTTCAAAATATAACGTACTTAATGAAGATGGAGTCGCTTTGCGTGGAACTTTTTTAATTGATAAGGATTTCATAGTACGTCATATGCTAGTTAACGATTTGCCTATCGGTCGTGATATTAATTATACATTAAAAGTAATCGAGGCTTTAACTCACCATCAACAGTACGGTGAAGTTTGTCCTGCAGGTTGGCATAAAGGTGAAGAAGCAATTACCCCGTCACATGAGGGTATAGCACATTATTTAAGCTCACATGCAGAGAAATTATAG
- a CDS encoding SPFH domain-containing protein, with translation MEYTLLIFSIIAILVIIQMVKVVPQQQAWVVEKLGKFDKVLQPGLNLLIPVIQRVAYKHTLKEEAIDVNAQTAISNDNVTLSIDGVLYVKIIDPMAASYGVNNPYYAITQLAQTTMRSEIGKLPLDRTFEEREALNIAIVSAINQAAINWGIQCMRYEIKDIQPPQSILKAMELQVAAERQKRAQILESEGNRQAKINHAEGEKAQIVLNSEASYTDQVNRAKGEAEAIGLVATATANSIEIVAAAVQKTGGSDAVALKIAEQYISAFGNLAKNTNTIILPANLSEPSNFVTGALTIFNQLKTSSENKTNK, from the coding sequence ATGGAATACACATTATTAATTTTTAGTATTATAGCAATTTTAGTTATAATACAAATGGTTAAAGTTGTACCGCAACAACAAGCATGGGTAGTGGAAAAACTTGGAAAATTTGATAAGGTACTGCAACCTGGTTTAAATTTACTAATTCCTGTTATTCAAAGAGTAGCATACAAACATACTTTAAAAGAAGAAGCAATAGACGTTAATGCACAAACTGCTATTTCAAACGATAACGTGACACTATCTATTGATGGCGTTTTATATGTCAAAATCATTGATCCAATGGCAGCTTCTTACGGTGTAAATAATCCTTACTATGCTATAACGCAACTTGCCCAAACTACCATGCGTTCAGAAATCGGAAAATTACCTTTAGATAGAACTTTTGAAGAGCGTGAAGCATTAAATATTGCTATAGTGTCAGCAATTAACCAAGCTGCTATAAATTGGGGTATACAATGTATGCGTTATGAAATTAAAGATATACAGCCACCGCAATCCATACTTAAAGCTATGGAATTACAAGTCGCAGCCGAGCGTCAAAAGCGAGCCCAAATTCTAGAATCGGAAGGTAATAGGCAAGCAAAAATTAACCATGCAGAAGGTGAAAAAGCACAAATCGTACTGAATTCAGAAGCTTCTTATACAGATCAAGTGAACAGGGCAAAAGGTGAAGCAGAAGCAATAGGCTTAGTCGCTACCGCTACAGCAAATAGTATTGAGATTGTTGCAGCAGCAGTACAAAAAACAGGAGGAAGTGATGCAGTCGCTCTTAAAATAGCCGAACAATATATCAGTGCATTTGGTAATTTGGCTAAAAATACCAACACTATAATTTTACCTGCAAATCTTTCAGAACCGAGCAATTTTGTAACCGGAGCGTTAACTATATTTAACCAATTAAAAACTTCTTCTGAAAATAAAACAAATAAGTAA
- a CDS encoding phosphoethanolamine transferase, giving the protein MLKIIQKHLDTKLVTLSAILAFIYCLLFNTAILIYKFDYYKATIFRGILELSKDFCYIYIFSFIAFFGLSVHRLVLIIGTGFLFITSAIASYYIYFFKINPTKQVIGSFFSTDLNEVYELTSIKLIIWIIFCLFTCFYTLKSFAAENSKSFVTKLLSAACLFIFVYNIITPSFKILKNYFPVQYLHNTYLNFTGKFSDKNYACIDISNQYNFIDNSDTHIIGVLVIGESARFDHFGINGYERDTTPYLKSVQNLISLKAKSSSNLTYISVPSLLSRYPASQIENARQENSFLSILTHLGFNTTWIGTQTLMRSFANFDLSHIYNDVNFTIVPGGSALFSLNDHDEKILPFIKEIITKSDKQFLVVHTSGSHWNYNARYPKEFEYFTPTCPIKVKGDASDCDKLALVNSYDNSILYTDFFLSNLIDLLKNKNAFLLYVSDHGESLGENGYYGHGGPLLAEQVTVPLIVWVSDDFKAKYPEAVSSIKNYANTEINHDYVFHSILDCLNIDSNIIDKDLSICKSS; this is encoded by the coding sequence ATGCTAAAAATTATTCAAAAACATTTAGATACGAAATTAGTTACATTATCGGCAATTTTAGCCTTTATTTATTGTTTGTTATTTAATACCGCAATATTGATTTATAAATTTGATTATTATAAAGCAACGATCTTTCGAGGGATATTAGAATTATCAAAAGATTTTTGTTATATTTATATATTTTCTTTTATAGCATTTTTTGGTCTTAGCGTACATAGATTAGTGTTAATAATCGGTACAGGATTTTTATTTATAACATCCGCTATTGCTAGTTATTACATTTATTTTTTCAAAATAAATCCTACTAAACAAGTAATAGGTAGTTTTTTCTCAACAGATTTAAACGAAGTTTATGAGTTAACCAGTATTAAGTTAATAATATGGATAATTTTTTGCCTTTTTACCTGTTTTTATACCCTCAAATCTTTCGCTGCTGAAAATTCTAAATCATTTGTAACAAAACTATTATCTGCCGCTTGTTTATTTATTTTTGTATATAATATTATTACTCCTTCATTTAAGATACTAAAAAATTATTTTCCTGTTCAGTATTTACATAATACCTATCTTAATTTTACCGGAAAGTTTAGTGATAAAAATTATGCATGTATAGATATTAGCAACCAATATAATTTTATAGATAACTCTGACACCCATATTATAGGCGTTTTAGTTATAGGCGAATCGGCAAGATTTGATCATTTCGGTATTAACGGCTACGAAAGAGATACGACTCCTTACTTAAAAAGTGTTCAAAACCTCATTTCTCTCAAAGCTAAATCTTCTTCTAACCTTACCTATATTTCCGTACCATCGTTACTTTCACGTTATCCTGCAAGTCAAATTGAAAATGCTAGACAAGAGAACAGCTTTTTATCAATTTTAACACACCTTGGCTTTAATACTACTTGGATTGGCACTCAAACTTTAATGAGGAGTTTTGCAAATTTTGACCTAAGTCATATCTACAATGACGTTAATTTTACTATAGTACCAGGCGGCTCTGCCCTATTCTCTCTAAATGATCATGATGAGAAAATATTGCCTTTTATAAAAGAAATAATAACAAAGTCAGACAAACAGTTTTTAGTAGTACATACCTCAGGCAGTCACTGGAACTATAATGCGCGATATCCTAAAGAATTTGAGTATTTTACCCCTACATGCCCTATTAAGGTTAAGGGAGATGCAAGTGATTGCGATAAGCTTGCTTTAGTTAATAGCTATGACAACTCTATTTTATATACTGATTTTTTTTTATCCAATTTAATAGATCTACTTAAAAATAAAAATGCATTTTTATTATATGTATCAGATCACGGTGAATCACTAGGAGAAAATGGCTATTACGGACATGGAGGTCCGTTACTTGCAGAACAAGTAACCGTGCCACTTATAGTTTGGGTATCGGATGACTTTAAAGCAAAATATCCTGAAGCAGTATCTTCAATTAAAAATTATGCTAATACCGAAATTAACCATGATTATGTATTTCACTCAATTCTTGATTGTTTAAATATAGATTCCAACATAATAGATAAAGACCTAAGTATATGTAAATCTAGTTAA
- the ruvX gene encoding Holliday junction resolvase RuvX, whose protein sequence is MIIKNLQEFYRCLIPNAPLIGIDYGSKKLGIAMSNVERSIAMPLNTITELDKNAVITFLLSIIAKYKICGVVIGLPIDMSGVVTRQTNIVMKFAEELAKSTNLPIYLQDERLTTKAANNFLKSFGVKRKNRNNNDDAVAASMILENVLDSIKRF, encoded by the coding sequence ATGATCATAAAAAATCTTCAAGAATTTTATAGGTGTTTAATACCGAATGCTCCACTTATCGGCATTGATTACGGGAGTAAAAAACTTGGTATTGCTATGTCCAATGTGGAACGGAGTATTGCTATGCCTTTAAATACTATAACCGAGTTAGATAAAAATGCTGTTATTACTTTTTTGCTTAGTATCATCGCAAAATATAAAATTTGCGGCGTTGTAATAGGTTTGCCGATTGACATGAGCGGTGTAGTAACACGGCAAACTAATATAGTGATGAAATTTGCTGAAGAGTTAGCAAAGTCTACAAATTTGCCTATATATTTACAAGATGAAAGACTAACTACAAAAGCAGCGAATAATTTCCTTAAGTCATTTGGAGTGAAAAGAAAAAACCGTAATAATAACGATGATGCAGTAGCAGCTAGTATGATACTGGAAAATGTGCTTGATTCAATTAAGCGGTTTTAA
- a CDS encoding dTDP-4-dehydrorhamnose reductase family protein → MKILILGVTGMLGNSIFRFLSSDKKFDVYATARNNSARSYFSKDLSDKLITNLDVEHHDSLVEVFNKIKPDIVINCIGLVKQLADAGDPLKALPINSLLPHRLAGLCRLAGSRLIHISTDCVFSGKKGSYQESDLPDCYDLYGRSKLLGEVDYPHTITLRTSIIGHELAGNRSLINWFLSAEGSVKGFEKVIYSGFPTVELARIIRDFVLPNKELYGLYHVASKPINKLELLKLVAEIYNKEIDIIPSGELVIDRSLDATCFNEVTGYTPPDWCELVKNMYKFG, encoded by the coding sequence ATGAAAATATTAATTCTAGGTGTTACCGGTATGCTAGGTAATAGCATATTTAGGTTTTTAAGCAGTGATAAAAAATTTGATGTTTATGCGACAGCTCGCAATAATTCCGCTCGTTCTTATTTTTCTAAGGATTTATCCGATAAATTAATTACAAATTTAGATGTTGAGCATCATGATTCTTTAGTTGAAGTATTTAATAAAATAAAACCTGATATAGTAATAAATTGTATAGGACTTGTAAAACAACTAGCAGATGCAGGTGATCCGTTAAAAGCATTGCCGATAAATAGTTTGTTACCGCATAGATTAGCGGGTTTATGTAGGCTTGCAGGTAGTAGGTTAATTCATATTAGTACGGATTGTGTATTTTCAGGCAAAAAAGGGAGTTATCAGGAAAGTGACTTGCCTGATTGTTATGATCTCTATGGACGTTCTAAGCTTCTTGGTGAAGTAGACTACCCTCATACTATTACGCTGCGTACTTCCATTATAGGTCATGAACTAGCAGGAAATAGAAGTTTAATCAATTGGTTTTTAAGTGCAGAAGGTTCAGTAAAAGGTTTTGAGAAAGTTATTTATTCAGGTTTCCCGACAGTAGAACTTGCAAGAATAATAAGGGATTTTGTATTGCCTAATAAAGAGTTATACGGGCTTTATCATGTTGCATCAAAACCGATTAATAAGTTAGAATTGTTAAAATTAGTAGCAGAAATATATAATAAAGAAATCGATATTATTCCGTCAGGTGAGCTTGTAATAGATCGCTCACTTGATGCTACTTGTTTTAATGAGGTGACAGGATATACTCCGCCTGATTGGTGTGAGCTTGTAAAAAATATGTATAAGTTTGGTTGA